The Rhododendron vialii isolate Sample 1 chromosome 3a, ASM3025357v1 nucleotide sequence ATAACAATACTCCACAGTATGATTGGTGCCCTAACAATAAGTACACAACTTGGAATCACAGTCGCGACCATGACCACCTCCCCCTGACATGCGACCTCCATGAACACCAAAACCAGAGTCACAACCATCAACACCTTGACCAAAACCACAACCACTAAATCCAGAATCACGACCACAATCAGTAAACCCAGAATCATGGCCACGACCACGGCCGCGGCTAAAGGAGGAGccaaaactaccaaaaacaGCGAAAGCTAATGCTAAGCGATCAAGAGAGGGGGCAGGCGTAGACACAGATACAAAAGACTGACGAAGGCGACTAAATACCTCACTAAGAGAAGGTAAATCTCGAGACCCCAAGAGCTGAGGACTAACAGGATCATAGGTGGATGATGCACCAGATATAAATCGAGCAACCTACATACGCTCATGCTGGTGTCGCATAACTTGAATGTCAGATGAAATAGGCTCACAAATATTGAGCTCCTCACAAATACCGCGAAATTTGGCATAGTAAGCCCCCAAAGATAAATCACCCTGGGgtatagaaaagaaggactgaTGAAGATCATACGTCAGACGGAGATTGTTAACACCAGAATACATCTCCTGAGCCTGTGTCCATACCTTTTTGGCATTTTCTAAGAAAACAAACGTGCTAGCAATATGTTCTTCCATACTATTCCACAACTCAGATCGAATCTAGGCATCCTCAGATTCCCATGCCTTATAAGTAGAAgcagtttgtgtgtgtgtgtgggggggggggggggggggggtcatCAATCAGAAAATAATAACGTCTGGCCCAAATAATAAACTTTAACTGCTTTAGCCCAAACAACATAATTTTTACCATTCAATGGGGTGGAGGTAATAGAAAGCTTCTCCCGAAACCATGAAGAGTTGAACAAACTACCCATAATAGTAGAACCAGGATTGGAGCCAAAATCAGACTTTTGCTCAGATATTTTACCAAACAATTGAGagacaaccaaaaaataaagaactaccAAGCCTCAATCAACGAAACACCAACCAGAACAACTAATAACTAATCAACTGAGCGTTGAACAAAGTAATGCTAATACCCAACAGTATCAATAGCAATAAGACATTAACTAATGAATCTGGCAAACCCATAACTGCGATCAACAAATCAGATTGTATAGAAATTCAATTAAAAATAGCAGAAAGACTGTTAACGAAACTGGAAACAAGCGTACAATAACATATGCATATGGGAGAGACCGGATCTGATTAGCCATGAGTGATGAACAGTGCTCGCGTGAACAGTGTTCTCGATGAACAGTGTTCTCGATGAACAGTACTCGCATGAACAGTGTTCGCGTGAACAATAACAGTATGTGGTGATGGGTGGTGGGCGTGGGTTACGATTatggttagggttagggttggaTTAAgggtggctctgataccatgttgtttggaagaataagaaaagtataGGGTGTTAAATAACCCTAACACATAATAATCTTATTTATATAGATGACTCACATTTTGAATAAGTAaactaagcaatgtgagactattactaatactatattctaacatGAATTGTGACACTAGTATTAGATAAAGAACCAAACCCGCCTCTTGATGGGGATCGGGGTTTCTCGAATATACTGAtatccaaaccaaaaaatagtagaagtgtaacaactccgatttttcatcgaataaaaatctcgttgttatttcaaATTACTTATTtgctcttgagtggctatatgatttcttgtttgttttcgtcatagttagattttggttatttgttaactctcgactagaaaccctacttgaccaatttagttagtttctaaccaactagttgttggaaccaaactcacctagttactaattgaaccttttgaacctttgcctttacccattggtcaatagaagttagggtaatttttgtccattggttattaaccacaaggagaattattatccattgggtaatagcccaaatcttcctactaagtacaaggatcctattttatattcaagggttgatttcccatgtacttttaagcattagaatatgtgggtaaatctaaaccctagatttttagtaCCCTAGTCAATAGATTAGTACTAATACTTTTGttataatctaatggggaaATCTTAGGCTATATATTCTTGGTACCTAGGTgtatataggcatgtgtacatttatacaatattatatatgagTATAGATTTCCTAGAGTACtctatttattagtttaatgggaacACGTGTCTAATTAGGATTGTTTAATGGTTATTGGATTtggaagaatcttgtacttttgtacttttatattattatatatgcaaaggagagagagagaggaggaaagagggaaggagatttggttgtaccacACCATGATTTTCTTAcgtctttcaaatccatgggtgtatctttcttcctagccaagaatctaacctccattgtccttttatgtttgtttaaacaccaaatcttgtacattATATCTttccctccatcaaatcttccataatccaatccttggtacaatctagccatgcaagcctaagatCTTATTTGGGTTTTATAGCCTTATACCTAAAGATTTGGATTTGACAAAGCATGGCATGCTTTGATGTGAGttgatggagcaaatccatgggagatatagagagagagagagggccggccttgtgagaggagagggagccaaggttttgcctataaatagcaagccattccaggcattcaactcacaccttccattcttcaacttctctctctagaatttctttgttcttgctttgttcttcttgttcttgagtttttcttgtgttcttcaagaaactcatccaaagccgccactaagccgttactcgaccacccttcgatccaaaaagtttaagtagtttagtcaagaagaagtttcaaaagaaaccattctctttcgaagctcccgaatgcataccgtaggaagttactctgtcCAACCGCCGATCACCGTCCGTAAGCCATTACTActgcctagaagaacggtaaggaaatccttacttactctttatttactttccatctcaagtataacgtatgttgttttgatctccaagaaagaacgattttcgaaaagttaaaactttactatttggatcgaagtattcgtatttttgatatttcaaggagtttgAGTTGCATATGTGAATTGATtatgttacttgtggtatattatagaattggatgatcttgttagaatgtttcatgcttacttttgtcctatcgcggagtctttgcatgtaaacgagacacaataaccgagaaagtagaaacatggcacctagggtgcgattaatgaaaggaaatgtattccgaggaatgaaatatttttgaaactacattatgaccagttttggtgcataatgtgagttgtgtgtatATGTGCCAATGGTAacccggcgcggtggaaccattgtaaggatactcgggagaccggcgcggcggaaccgaggtagggtgtgtggcttggttatccgtggtacagagccaatgcaattgtgtgccaatgggaacccggcgcggcggaaccattgtgaggatactcgggaacccggcgcggcagaatcgaggttgggtgtgttaaacaaatgatttttgaaagatggaaggtatgtgaaaatgttgagacggtctacgatgagttgcgtaggagaaattcagaaaatcttggacaccaacgatagttgattaacgaatatggatgtgtcattgttagctgtgtatacatgtatcatgtggaaatcgatgattgtataacctgttgtttgtaagttatgggttagcgggtatgggattgttctgctgagcttttgtagctcatggtgttacctttggtgaccctgacatattatatcggtggtgaagctggtataatgtgtcagaccttgtagatgttcaagacgaacagttcactgtggaagcttttggagcagaggagcttgctaggatggaggagcaagcagagtagtattaggaaccctagtttccttcctggttgaataaatgtaccttttacttatgatgtatttatgatgtaataatgagccagactctctttattatgtaataaatgcctcattaacgtacccaaaattcggggggTTGCAAGAAGTCAAGAATGAAAATAAATTGATGCTTCTATTTAGAAGTTTAATAAGCTCAATTGATATTCTTAAGATATTAAATAGTGTAATTGATAACATTTGCTAATTAAGGAGGTAATTATTTACATATATAACTAGGGTCTGGTTCTGCTCACAAAACATTTGACACAACATTTGCGTAGGACCCCACGcaaatgatcggaaccgtttaATTTATTATCATCTCAAGGTGTTGACCAAAAAGGGACAAATGTACGTATCTTCTTTCTATCACCAAATCTTTTGTCGGGTAACCATCCCAATATTCGAATCATAAATATTGAATAATTAGTTATTCTTATGGTTTTTCGAATtgtttttacaccatttaaacCATCTAAATTAGAACTTTTGAATGGTACATTGAAGAATATACATTTGTCTTTTAGATCGGGAAATGGGAATGGAGGGAGCATAAACAATACATGTAGATAACAGGAGGAGAAAAGACCAAACCATGGACCAGACCAGAGCTATTGGGATGCTATAAGAGCTAGTATTATAGTCAAGTCAAGCCATACTCTAAAGCAATGTAATATGTAGGAATTAGATTTAACCTGTAAAGACCCGTAATTTCGTTTAATAGAGTTAAATTGTTTCGTAAATGATAATTGCGAATATTATTTAGATAATTGTTTGAAGGGTTCAATGTGTAAGAgtttgaaagatttgggtgaaTGGGTAATATGCATTTGTGTGAGTATATAAGGGAAGAGTGTGAGAAATACACTCACACCCCTCATTCTCATCTCCTGttctcccctctctcctctcggctCTCTTCCTCTCTATTACATTCTCACCAAATTTCATCCAAATAACCCAAAAACCCACTCAAAACTACCTCCAATCCTTCATTCCTTCGCGTAGTGGAGCTCGTTTCTCGTtggtttgagctcggtggaggcgTATCCCATCCGATTCCAAGgcttggagctagggcttggaaagctctttgattttgttctttaatcccgaggtagggagttctaacttgcaatatatgtttatgacttgtttcttgTAACTTGATTCTTGCAattgattgttgttgttgttgttgctgttgaGAAACCCACGAAAATCAGCTGAAAATCTGCTCGAAATGAATTGTTGTCGATACCTTTagtattgttatcgatacctttgtgtttcAAAGCCCAgaaaaatcacttgttatcgataccttttgtcctaggtatcgatacccttgcgtctggaatcCTTCTCGGCCAAATGGTATCGATTCCATTttccttggtatcgatacctgttgcttaaCTCcagcttttgttgttttgcttcTTACCTCACCGTGTTGATTTTCAATCACTTCTAACCTCCTCAAATACCTCCAAAATGACTCTTAACTTGGTTACTCGTATTCTAATGACTTCGTTGAACGTATTCATAACTTTAAAGCTCGTTTGGACATGATTTACAAGAATCACTTTATGTatcaaagttggatttgaatgATACGAACGTGATGGTAAATAGGATTTTGGAACTTTGCGGACACAACGTGAACATTCAGGACTCATCGACGGGtgagtgcctggcagaggacatcggggtcctttaattggcccggcaggagcaaTATGCTCGTATTGGATACTTCAGGACCACCCTATGGGTGAGGTGCCTGACAGAGGatatcggggtcctttaattggcccgccAGGAgtttcggctcatgacacaggTATGAGACACGTTTGACACATGGTACTTTCAATGGTTATTCGTTGAAAACACATGATTGGTTTTGGAAACGAAAAGTTGGAATTGGATTGCTATTGTTGCCTTTCCATTTAATCTTGTGGCCTTTGTTCATCTTGTGATCGTTCCTACATTTCAtatgcatacattgttagattagagctttctactgggctagtgtagctcaaatcTTACATTATTTTTCAAGTACTAACCCAGAGCAGTAGTTTCATGTATGGAGTGCATAGATGTGAACattcttttggaagctaacattGAGGAGTTACTAAGTCATCtttgtgatttttcttttggaagatgtattcgtaactctatttgtaaatcttttgattaAAGAATATTGCAAGTTCTTAACACTGGTTTGATATTCAGTACTTATGTTGATTTGAGCCATGGAGCCAAAGATGTACTTTTTGGAAACATTTGGATGTTGAAGTGTTATtaaggaaatgagaatgttaaaCTCTTTTGGAGTATTGTACGGATTATTGGGAGGTTTTATGTATGAAAATCCCTTGTATTTATGTAGAAAATTGAGGGTGCGACATAACCCTTCTACCAAAATTTTCGGGGCGGACTATTTTAAACTAAAGAAAGTGAGTAATCAAAACATGACAACGTAAAAAAATCTTTACTGCAAACCTGAGAAAAAAGTATAGTAAAACTTTATTTAGGTATTAGtattattaatcaaaaaagAGAGTTGCACAATTTCTTTTGTTATGGTCTACAAAACAATGAAGCCTGATGCACAATTTATTCTGGATTGTTTACACTTGAAAGAAAGCAGGAGGAAAAGGAGGAGTTGGCATGGAAAGCCACATTTAGCTTATATAGCATGTGAGGCTGTAGTAAAGTTCAGGCCTTCTTTGGGACACAAAGCCGCTGGCGGAAATCCTCCTCCATGAAAGGAACACCATCTCTCAACTTGATCTTCGGTTCCCAACCTAACAACTCTTTGGCCTTACTAATGAAGCCTGATGCACAATTTATTCTGGATTGTTTACACTTGAAAGAAAGCAGGAGGAAAAGGAGGAGTTGGCATGGAAAGCCACATTtagcttatatatatatatatatatatatatatatatatatagcatgtGAGGCTGTAGTAAAGTTCAGGCCTTCTTTGGGACACGAAGCCGCTGGCGGAAATCCTCCTCCATGAAAGGAACACCATCTCTCAACTTGATCTTCGGTTCCCAACCTAACAACTCTTTGGCCTTACTAATGTCTGGCTTTCTCTGGCGAGGATCATCAGGTGTGTTTTCCACAGTCAAGATCTTTACCTTAGGATTGATTATCTGCAAGATTgcaattttcttttcagttaGTTTCGCTTGCTTTACATATAAGCACAATTTGTGATGGACTGGATGAGGCACCACGGCTCTGTCTGGTTCATGGATTTGTACAGGGGATTggcggaggaaaagaaaaaaatgagggaaagcaaaaaagatattttctctctctttattatCTGCTAGCATTTTTCTTTACCTTGCTGCTTCCCTCCCTATATTCCTCGCCAAATCTATGATCGAAGAACAGCCTATGGCTACAATAACTACATGGAATACATCCCAGTGACAATTATAAACTGAAGTACGAAAGATCTGAACTAACCTCCTTCACAGTTTCAGCGAGTTCAAGCATTGTAAATTCACCTAAAACAACATAAGAATTCAGCAACATCAATAGAAAATAGAGGACTATAATCATTGTGCATTAAATAAGTAGTATATTAACCTGGATTGCCTATGTTAATTGGTCCGGTATGTTCTCCATCCATAAGTCGAACAAGACCATCAACCTGCAATTTAAGCCAAGACAAACGAAGACAAATaattttagaacactgcttcAGTCGAATTGAATGGCTGCCGGTTGATCATCTTATGTACTCTCACATACCATGTCAGACACATAACAAAAGCTCCGAGTTTGTGTCCCTGGCAATTGAACAGTCAAAGGCTCTTCACTACATAATGGGAACATAATGAGACAGTGTATGAGCAAGAGACCGACGGAAGGGGCTcgagcaatttttttaatattttatatttctaCAAGGTCCACAAAATACTGAGGCATTACCGGATTGCTTGAGCTATGAAATTGCTGACGACGCGCCCATCGTCAATGTTCATGCGGGGTCCGTAAGTATTGAAGATCCTAGCAATCCGTATTTCTGCTCACCATTTTCAGAGAGTAAGAAATTGCATTAGGACACTGTTCtacggaaattttttttcccagagagagagagagagttttaccTATTCCATGCTGCCTATGGTAATCAAACATCAAAGTCTCAGCTACTCGCTTCCCCTCGTCATAACAACTCCTAACACCTAACAATACACGTTGAGAAACATCATTTTCCATGCAGCAAAAAATCACCTCTCATGTAACTATAACATATTATTTATAATAACACATTATTTGGAGGATAGACAGCCGTTGCTATAACTAAACTAACACTCATGAGGAAAAAAAACCAGCTTAATAGTTAACACCAAGTTCTCGACACATCCTTCCGACAAATTAACGCAAGTACATCCACTCCGGGTGCGATTATACAGATGTAAAATGTCCTTATGGTAAATATACCTATAGGGTTAACATTGCCCCAGTAGCTCTCAGTCTGGGGATGCTCAAGTGGATCTCCATAAACCTCAGAAGTCGAGGTAAGTAAAATCCTGTTGGTCATTATCATAAATTTTAGTGAAACGATAATTCggtaaaaaactgaaaacaaaaaaagtggtAAGAAAGGCTTCCAACCTTGCTCCAACTCGCTTTGCAAGTCCCAACATGTTCAATGTCCCCATCACATTTGTCTTAATTGTCTGTCAAATACCATCCATTTAATTAAAAGCTGGAAAATACAAAACTCAGATTACGCACGTTGAAGAAAGCACATTTTGGAAAGTCAAAAAAAGAACACTTTTGGTAAATGAGGATGCATCCTTTGTTGAAAGAGACAGGATGCCATTATAAGCAATGAAGCAAATACTAGGCAATTATGACAGGCAGGTTAGACAAGAATTGTTATCAATGGTGTTCGGTTTTAGTTGAGTTTTGGGCGATAAcaagaagaggggaaaaaaatgaaggcTTCATAGTAGACAGCTTCCACAGTAACCGATAATTGGTTCAAACAGAGGGTCGTGAATGGGGagaacagaaaagaaagaaacattcTAAAAAGACTAAATGAATATGATACTGTAAGACACTGATTACGCTCTACCGTATTCAGTACAATGCGATCAAGCGaaattgtgagagagagacagagagattcTCAATCTATAAACATATTCATTGCTATGAGATTTCGTCTGAATAGCATACGCATACTGCACACCTTTACGGGATTGTGTTTGTAGAAGATTGGAGAAGCAGGACAAGCAAGATGATATATCTGATCAACTTCAAGAAACAATGGCTCTGTGACATCTGAACAGCAGAAAAACAGAATCTTAAGAGATGAATCTAGAGTGAAGTACGATGAACATAATAAAAAAGGTAAAAGGTATTGGGTTCATAAGAAACAAGATGAATGCAGTACTGAAGTTACACTAGCTTTTGATATGCAGCTACATATCCAGACTCGACTGAGGCTTGGATGTATCATGTATGCACAACGAGCTAATTACCAGGTAGCTTAAGTACTATTATTCTTTAAGTAGAACATTTTTGCAGAAAATTCGAGGTCGGATTGTCTAGCTCTTACAAAGTAGAACATGTCCCGCGTCGCGCAAACTTTTTCCAATTAGTTTTGTCACTCATTCCACTTCTCTccaacatttatttttgtttcaaaaacaGCCTCTTAGATGAAGAAGTATCGGAAAAAGCAAGAAGTTCAACCAAACTCTGAACATGAATTTAGTGCCCTAAAAGAATCAATCATCAATTTAGAGAGTTTAGAGCAGTACACAGTCCATTTAGAAACCTTTTGGGATTAGACTGGATTGGCATGTTTCATTCCAAACAAAGAAGGATGAGAAAGCACTAATGGTGTTTGATTAGCCCCATCAAATCAGTCATGCAGGAAAGCAAATTGATCGGTAAGCATTTTTCCTCATTTGTGCATTCAGTAGCTACATCTTGCAAGATTTTACTCTGATGTTCTCTTTTGAAGCTAACACTCCGAAATGCTTGGCTGTTACTTTTACAGGTGTAAAGTTGTATGTGTTTCTCGTGGTAACATTGTAACTAGTACTAGTGGTGTAAGAGATTATTGCCCCATAAATGTTAATTCGTGAATCATGGGCAATAGTCCTATTGGATTAATATTGAGGGGATCAACAATACCACATCGCTCAATGGAGAGAGTATCCATGTTTTGTGGAATATTATATCCCATGATACTTAATTCTAGCCGCAAAAGTTCCAACCAAACATACGACATGTAGTCCTCATGGAATTTCAGTTCAATATCATGCTTTAATAAGGAAAGACAAATAGGTCTTCATCAGTACCGGCTGTAACTTTGGGGGTCTGAAGCGAATCCCCCATACGGGGCCCTTCATATATcatcagaattttttttataacgcTAACCTTTAAAAGATcacaaaaattctaaacaacatagTATGGTTGCAAGACTCATATTTTATGACAAACAAAAGAAGTTATGATTCAAacacttttcgaaaaaaaataagacactTCAGTCAAATTCAGTTatagaaaacaataaaattgtAAGAGAAGTTCATTTAGAAGCCTGAGAGAATTTACAAGTTATAAGACAAAGGCATACCATGACGAATAAGCTCAAATCGTGGATGACCAATCCATTGTTTTAGGTTGTCCTTTGAGCCAGTGAAGTAGTTATCAACAACAATCACCTGAGCCAGAGTAAACATGAAAATTTGTTGAACATGAATCTTTTACATGGGAAGCAAATGCATTTGATCTTAGGGAGTGCATGTATATATGTTATAATGTCAATTAGCTGCTCCCTACTGACGAAAAAGTCCTACCTTTCTAGGGAACATACACATCCTGCAACTTGGGAACCTCTAAATAAAATTAACTCCCATTTGTGTTCTGACGTGTAAGATAACTCCAAGAGGTACATACCtcattcttttcattttgcatcAGTCTATCAACTAGGTGAGACCCAATGAACCCAGCTCCTCCAGTAATCAAAATTCTCATGTTAGCCTGTAATTAATGTTGCACGAACCAAAGGAAAGAGAATATAAGAAGCAAATGGTAAGGATGCTTGTACTGATTGCTGACTCTCAAGGGGGCAAAAAGGAAATATCGCTGAAAAACATATTGGTACTGAAAATTCTTCTCTTAACAAAATACAACCCAGTGGAGgtatgtaaaaataaaatataaattgCAGTTAATGTTATAGACTAATGGATCTCTAGATGCAAATCTTGATCGCAACGCTTTATATAAAtccttcatcctcaaatttgtATCAACCCTCAATAAATAGTTAGACCACCAAAAGAGAGGTGTTAATGGCTCACACTGCACAGGTGCAGTGCACACTCAATTTTGGTAGAGATCCAATTTCGATACATAACCAGCATAGGATCCAATTTCGATACATATCAATGTTCTCCGGGCTGAATAACACAATTTCAGCACAACTTCCGAGGAACCTTATATTGGACCATATTTAGGAAAGATATAATATCTGAAGCTAATTCATTGATATGTGTTGAAAACAGATGAATTCCATTTTATTGTGAAAACAGTTAATCAGGAATCAAAATGTTCAGGCGACCATGAAGCTGCTTAGATCCCAAGATCTGATGATCACCACCTGACCTGAAGAGAACACCCCCAAAAATGGTTTTCCACATGCAATTGGAAGCGGTCAAGTTGTAATGCATACAGCTAACATAATGCAAAAATGAGGATGGTAAACTTTAGTCtgaaatatgattaaaaaaaaaaatttctgagaTCAGACACTAAAAACAATGCAAATCATGATCCCCTCTTGTGATGATCAGATGGAAAATAGGACCCATCATTATCCTACTTgaaaaacccaaaccgaaccaTCCATATTTTATGTCTCCATAAGTACATTAaccatgaaaaaaattagattgatcggacatcaatatACAGTAGAATGAACCATATTAGTCTTAATAGCAATGAATGTTCAGTTACTCTTTCAAGACAtagtttggaaaaatgacggcccaggacgtgttttgataattaatacccgctaaggacaagctaagaacatttgttaatgctagttaccaaaaaaaaacatttgttaatgctgaaaatgtccttggcgggtattaattatcaaaaaacgCCCATGCCACGTCTTTACCGCTGTCCGATCATGTGATTTGTTACATGAAAGATTTGCATATACAAGAATCGACAAATGATAAAAACAGGATTGCATATCACCAGGAAAAATTTGGCACTTCGCAGAGGAGAAGGGTTTGGTGGGGATTTTGTTGTTTGCCCATTTGTAGCCATTGCTGATAACCCTTCCTTGAAGTTCAAAACCTAATTCACAACAGCATAAAACTCAGAGATCAAACAAGTTACTCCCAATTCAACTCCAACATAAGTTTTGACGAAAATTAAACAACACCCTCCAAATCAAATCTCAAATCAGAAAATCAGTaacccaatttcaaaatcacagGGGAATCCAAAAAACAAACCTTTTGGTAAGAAAACAACaagaaattaaattatattCACCGCGTaaacatttttttccctc carries:
- the LOC131318807 gene encoding uncharacterized protein LOC131318807 isoform X2, which gives rise to MEEHIASTFVFLENAKKGDLSLGAYYAKFRGICEELNICEPISSDIQVARFISGASSTYDPVSPQLLGSRDLPSLSEVFSRLRQSFVSVSTPAPSLDRLALAFAVFGSFGSSFSRGRGRGHDSGFTDCGRDSGFSGCGFGQGVDGCDSGFGVHGGRMSGGGGHGRDCDSKLCTYC
- the LOC131318804 gene encoding UDP-glucuronic acid decarboxylase 6-like isoform X2 — protein: MATNGQTTKSPPNPSPLRSAKFFLANMRILITGGAGFIGSHLVDRLMQNEKNEVIVVDNYFTGSKDNLKQWIGHPRFELIRHDVTEPLFLEVDQIYHLACPASPIFYKHNPVKTIKTNVMGTLNMLGLAKRVGARILLTSTSEVYGDPLEHPQTESYWGNVNPIGVRSCYDEGKRVAETLMFDYHRQHGIEIRIARIFNTYGPRMNIDDGRVVSNFIAQAIREEPLTVQLPGTQTRSFCYVSDMVDGLVRLMDGEHTGPINIGNPGEFTMLELAETVKEIINPKVKILTVENTPDDPRQRKPDISKAKELLGWEPKIKLRDGVPFMEEDFRQRLRVPKKA
- the LOC131318807 gene encoding uncharacterized protein LOC131318807 isoform X1; protein product: MEEHIASTFVFLENAKKVWTQAQEMYSGVNNLRLTYDLHQSFFSIPQGDLSLGAYYAKFRGICEELNICEPISSDIQVARFISGASSTYDPVSPQLLGSRDLPSLSEVFSRLRQSFVSVSTPAPSLDRLALAFAVFGSFGSSFSRGRGRGHDSGFTDCGRDSGFSGCGFGQGVDGCDSGFGVHGGRMSGGGGHGRDCDSKLCTYC
- the LOC131318804 gene encoding UDP-glucuronic acid decarboxylase 6-like isoform X1; translation: MIRSYSYVIPRVRSEVLNFKEGLSAMATNGQTTKSPPNPSPLRSAKFFLANMRILITGGAGFIGSHLVDRLMQNEKNEVIVVDNYFTGSKDNLKQWIGHPRFELIRHDVTEPLFLEVDQIYHLACPASPIFYKHNPVKTIKTNVMGTLNMLGLAKRVGARILLTSTSEVYGDPLEHPQTESYWGNVNPIGVRSCYDEGKRVAETLMFDYHRQHGIEIRIARIFNTYGPRMNIDDGRVVSNFIAQAIREEPLTVQLPGTQTRSFCYVSDMVDGLVRLMDGEHTGPINIGNPGEFTMLELAETVKEIINPKVKILTVENTPDDPRQRKPDISKAKELLGWEPKIKLRDGVPFMEEDFRQRLRVPKKA